DNA sequence from the Streptomyces sp. CA-210063 genome:
GTGGACGCACCACCGCAGGTGCCGGAACGGCTCGGCGCGCCGCCTGATCGTGTCGAGCTCATCGCGTCCGCTGTCCCGCTCGTGCAGTTGGTGCCGTACGCCCTGCGACCAGTTGGGCGAGCGCGATGGCCTGGGCGGCGTTCACCCGGCCGAAGCCGTAGTCGTCGTTGTGGCCGTTGCCGTCGTAGACGACACCTGGTCCGCCGATCTTGTCGGCCGACTGGTGCATGATCTCGCGCAGTTGGTCGCGGGTCAGGGCGGGGTTGGCCGCCAACGCCAGTGCCGCGCAGCCGGCCGCGCAGGGGGCGGCGAAGCTGGTGCCGGTGCTTGGGCCGAAGCCGCCTCCGGACGTCGTGCTGAAGACATCGACTCCGGGGGCGATCAGTTCGACCTCGGGGCCGCGGGCCGCGTTGTCCTCCCGGTCCTTGTTGTTCGACCGGACCACCGCGATGACATCCGGATGGGAGACCACCTCGTCCAGCATGATGTCGACGTTCCTGCCGTTGCTGGCCGCCCAGAAGATCGGCAGCCCCTTGCCCTGGCGTCCGTCGGCGGCGGCGAATTCGAGGGCCAGCTTCAGCGTGTCGGTCAGGTCCCACTCCGCAATGTTCGGGCCCAGGCTGCTGACGAGGATGTCCGCGCCTTGCTGTGCGCCGATTCCGGACTCGGTCGAGGGGTCGGCGGCGTACGCCACGGCACGTGCCAAGGTCGTCTGCGTGCCGACCTGGTCACCCAGGCACGCCACCAGCATGAGCTCGCACTCGGGGGCCGCACCGACCCCGCCCGTGCCGTTGTGCCGGGCGCCGACCATCCCGGCGCAGAAAGTGCCGTGGTCCTCGTCGGGCATGCCCACGGTGTTCTGGGTGAAGGTCACGCCCACCACGCCGCTGCTGTAGAAGCCCGAGCCCGGGTCCAGCCCACTGGCGAGATCCTTGTGCCGCACATCGAAGCCGTTGTCGATGACGGCGACGCGGACGCCGTCCCCGAGCGTGCGGTCCCACGCCTTCTCGATGCGGACGTCGGCGCCCGGCTTCCCGCCATTGGTGCCCGTGTTGTCCCACTGCCACTGCTTGGGGTACTCGGGGTCGGAGGGGTGGAACCGGGTCGGGACGTGCTCGATGAACGACGGTTCGGCGAAGACGAAACGGTCGTTGTCGTGCAGCTCCACGGAGGCCGCGAGGGCGTCCTCGGCCGTCCTGGCCCGCACCTCGTAAAGGTTCGTCGCGAAGCCGAGTTTGTTGACGACACTCAGGCCGGCCGTCTCGATCTCGCGCTCTGCTTCCTCCTGCGAGAGCGACGGCCGCAGCTGGACGTTCAGCGCGTCGGTCGCGATACCGATCCTGCCGTTGGGCCGCCGGATGACCTTGCCTGCCGCCTCCGCCCCGGAGATTTCCTCGCCTACGTCGACCGCCGCTCGGGTCTGCCGGTTCGGCCTGACGAACACCCAGTGCGCGCGGGCGAAGGCGGCGGTGGTCTCGTCGTCGATTCCCGCATCGCGCATCGCTCCCCGTGCGCTCGTGCCCAGCTCGGCCTCCGCCTCGGCGGCGGCCCTGACACCGTCCGTCTCCACCTTCACCGCTACGACATCGTCGAGTTCCTCCGCCTCGACGAGGTTGCCACGCTGGTAGTACTGACGCGCCATCGCACTCGCCTCTTCTCATGGGCGTGGCTGTCCTCAGGGGCGTGGCTGTCCTGGCCGGATACGTCACAGCGACAGGACGCGGCCCGAGAGAGAAAACCCCGTTCAGGTATAAAACCCCCTTTCTCGCCAGTCTCCTCGGGTCTTGGAAGGGGAGCAACCGCACGGGCGCCGGGGGGAGGGGGACAGACGGAGATGCCATGATGGTGGTCGAGGGGTCCTCGAGCTGCCCCGCGCCTGCCGGCGGGGCGATACTTGCTGAACCGCGGCGATGCCGGCACGGCTGCCCATACTCCTTTATCTGCTCCGCAGTTGGGGCAACGCAACCGCAACCGCAACCGCAACTGCCAGTGGCGTCGCGGTCGAGTCAGGAGGAGCGGTCGTCGGTCGCTTGCAGAACTACGGCAGGCGGTACTGCCCTCGGGCGCGGAGAAGACGACCCACGCGGCGACGTCGACCTGATCATGCAGGGCGAGCTGTCCCCGCAGAGGACGCGTGGGCGACCCTGTCGACCGGGGGAGCGCGTGCTCACCTCCAGGGCTGTCTCGCGTGTGCGGGGACGATGCGGCTGTACGTCGCCTCGGAGACCGGTGAAAGAGAGCTACCCCCGCGCCCGCGGGGTAGCTCGGACCCCGTGAGGTCCGTACCTACGATAGGAAATGCGGCGATGGCGCCGCCCTCGCTCCTACACCGGGGCCGACCGGAAGGCATGCAGACATGACAAGGCAACGCGACCGCTGGACGGAACTGACTGGCGGACAAGCCGGTGAGGAGTACGCCCGACGGTTCGCACAACTCGCTGAATCAGGCCACGACATCCACGGCGAGGCCGCCTTCTGCGCTGCGCTGCTGAAACCCGCCGCCCGGATACTCGATGCCGGCTGCGGCACCGGCCGGATCGCGATCCGGCTCGCCGAACTGGGCCACCACTGCACGGGCGTGGACATCGACCGCTCCATGCTCGCCGTCGCCCGCCGCAACGCACCCACACTGGTATGGCTCCACGGTGACCTGGCACGCCTGGACAGCCTGGATCTGGAACCCGGCTTCGACCTGGTACTCGCCGCTGGAAACGTCATCCCCCTGCTGGCACCCGGCACCGAACCGGCTGTCGTCCGGCAACTGGCCGCCGTACTGCGCCCCGGCGGACTGCTGATC
Encoded proteins:
- a CDS encoding S8 family serine peptidase, translating into MARQYYQRGNLVEAEELDDVVAVKVETDGVRAAAEAEAELGTSARGAMRDAGIDDETTAAFARAHWVFVRPNRQTRAAVDVGEEISGAEAAGKVIRRPNGRIGIATDALNVQLRPSLSQEEAEREIETAGLSVVNKLGFATNLYEVRARTAEDALAASVELHDNDRFVFAEPSFIEHVPTRFHPSDPEYPKQWQWDNTGTNGGKPGADVRIEKAWDRTLGDGVRVAVIDNGFDVRHKDLASGLDPGSGFYSSGVVGVTFTQNTVGMPDEDHGTFCAGMVGARHNGTGGVGAAPECELMLVACLGDQVGTQTTLARAVAYAADPSTESGIGAQQGADILVSSLGPNIAEWDLTDTLKLALEFAAADGRQGKGLPIFWAASNGRNVDIMLDEVVSHPDVIAVVRSNNKDREDNAARGPEVELIAPGVDVFSTTSGGGFGPSTGTSFAAPCAAGCAALALAANPALTRDQLREIMHQSADKIGGPGVVYDGNGHNDDYGFGRVNAAQAIALAQLVAGRTAPTARAGQRTR
- a CDS encoding class I SAM-dependent methyltransferase, with the protein product MTRQRDRWTELTGGQAGEEYARRFAQLAESGHDIHGEAAFCAALLKPAARILDAGCGTGRIAIRLAELGHHCTGVDIDRSMLAVARRNAPTLVWLHGDLARLDSLDLEPGFDLVLAAGNVIPLLAPGTEPAVVRQLAAVLRPGGLLITGMGLDADHLPLPEPTVTLTDFDHWCTQAGLTLRQRFATWGGDPYQQGDGYAVSVHARPLA